A single Methanolobus sp. ZRKC5 DNA region contains:
- the polX gene encoding DNA polymerase/3'-5' exonuclease PolX: MDNIQIAERFNQIAKLLEFKGENPFKTRAYTTAAKTIKGLDEELVLLYKNGKIDTLPGVGEALKGKIVEMLETGSFNAYEKTVKEVPHGIMDIMNIPGIGPKMARQFYEKLGITSIDELSKAAREHRIRRLPRMGEKQEDKILRSIIRLQQDKDQGRHQIALATYIAKEITEELSSSPYIEKVVIAGSLRRKKDTVGDIDLIAVSDDPEKTLRTFVNLSKVEEVLESGTSKSAVMYPGNLRVDLRVVEKISFGSMLQHFTGSKEHNIHLRKIALSKGYSLNEYGITNESSGKLTPCSKEKDLYEFLGLEYLTPELRENRGEIEASLTGKLPHLIEKEDIKGDLHVHSNWSDGVNTIEELAQAAIQRGYEYIAITDHSHSTGIANGLSEKRLLEHIEEIEVLNEKFDDIRILSGTECDIKADGKLDYSNDILEKLDIVIVAVHAGLEQDMNKMTRRIFAALENEHVDILAHPTGRKFGKRPAYDVDMDKILTVAKDNDKALEINSSPWRLDLNDTNARKAKEYGVKIAINTDTHAIDHFDNISFGIDVARRGWIEQEDVINTMSLKQLCVRLGIPKK, from the coding sequence ATGGACAATATCCAGATAGCTGAAAGGTTCAACCAGATAGCAAAACTTCTGGAATTCAAGGGAGAGAATCCGTTCAAGACCAGAGCATATACAACTGCCGCAAAGACGATAAAAGGACTTGATGAAGAACTGGTGTTATTATACAAGAATGGAAAAATCGACACCTTACCAGGAGTCGGTGAAGCACTTAAAGGCAAAATAGTAGAAATGCTGGAAACCGGTTCATTCAACGCCTATGAGAAGACAGTGAAAGAAGTACCACATGGCATCATGGATATAATGAATATTCCCGGCATCGGTCCGAAAATGGCAAGGCAATTCTACGAAAAACTTGGTATCACATCTATTGATGAACTAAGCAAGGCTGCCAGGGAGCACAGGATACGGAGACTTCCAAGAATGGGTGAGAAACAGGAAGATAAGATCCTCAGGTCGATTATCCGACTTCAACAGGACAAGGATCAGGGAAGACACCAAATAGCTCTTGCCACATACATCGCAAAAGAGATAACTGAGGAGTTGTCCTCCAGCCCATATATCGAAAAGGTAGTCATAGCAGGCAGCTTGCGAAGAAAGAAGGATACTGTGGGAGATATTGACCTTATAGCAGTTTCAGATGATCCGGAAAAGACACTTCGAACCTTTGTAAATCTGAGTAAGGTTGAAGAGGTACTGGAATCAGGAACTTCTAAAAGTGCTGTCATGTATCCTGGAAACCTGCGTGTGGACCTGAGAGTTGTTGAAAAGATTTCATTTGGTTCAATGTTGCAGCATTTCACGGGTTCAAAAGAACATAATATTCACCTTCGAAAAATTGCACTCTCAAAAGGTTACAGCCTGAACGAGTATGGCATTACAAATGAAAGCAGTGGCAAACTCACACCATGCAGCAAGGAAAAAGACCTGTATGAATTTCTGGGACTGGAATACCTGACCCCCGAACTCAGAGAGAACCGGGGAGAGATAGAAGCAAGCCTCACAGGAAAGCTTCCTCACCTGATTGAGAAAGAAGATATTAAAGGCGATCTTCATGTCCATTCCAATTGGAGTGACGGTGTAAACACAATAGAAGAACTTGCACAGGCGGCCATTCAGCGCGGATATGAGTACATTGCAATCACAGACCACTCACATTCCACAGGTATTGCCAACGGATTATCTGAAAAAAGGTTGCTTGAGCATATCGAAGAGATAGAGGTTCTCAATGAGAAATTCGACGACATAAGGATACTTTCAGGTACAGAATGCGATATTAAAGCAGACGGAAAGCTGGATTACAGTAATGACATCCTTGAGAAACTGGACATTGTAATTGTGGCGGTACATGCTGGACTTGAACAGGACATGAACAAGATGACCAGGAGGATATTTGCAGCCCTTGAGAATGAACATGTGGATATACTTGCTCATCCCACCGGCAGAAAATTCGGCAAACGACCTGCATATGACGTGGATATGGATAAAATACTAACCGTGGCAAAAGACAACGACAAAGCCTTGGAAATCAATTCTTCGCCATGGAGACTTGACCTGAATGACACCAATGCAAGAAAAGCAAAGGAATATGGTGTTAAGATTGCCATCAACACAGACACACATGCAATTGACCATTTTGACAATATATCATTTGGGATAGATGTTGCAAGAAGGGGATGGATAGAACAGGAAGATGTTATCAATACCATGAGCCTGAAGCAACTGTGCGTCAGACTTGGCATTCCAAAAAAATGA
- a CDS encoding DUF166 domain-containing protein yields the protein MTTIGVITRGKYGNRLIDTISSKTEMEVVQTSVPQMLPDFIDEPNEFLEGLNIDNSVFDSDIVITYSLHPDLTAAIAHMAGKAGVKALIVPGGASKAPVVELEDIAKQYDMLIEVEDICCTLQEKPETKELCSHLSSPVLDIDVDKGIIESVEVLCGAPCGSTWHMAKELVGMKVEEAPARAGLLIQQYPCRAIRGNMGGIHESGEIHKKAVEDAIQKKKED from the coding sequence ATGACAACAATTGGAGTAATTACCAGGGGAAAGTATGGGAACCGCCTGATAGATACCATTAGCTCAAAAACTGAAATGGAAGTAGTTCAGACTTCCGTGCCGCAGATGCTGCCTGACTTCATCGATGAGCCAAATGAATTCCTGGAAGGACTCAATATAGACAACTCCGTGTTCGATTCGGACATTGTTATCACCTATTCACTTCATCCGGACCTTACCGCGGCAATAGCCCATATGGCAGGAAAAGCCGGTGTAAAAGCCCTGATAGTACCTGGAGGAGCATCAAAAGCACCTGTTGTGGAACTTGAAGATATAGCAAAACAGTATGACATGCTCATTGAAGTTGAGGATATATGCTGCACCCTTCAGGAAAAGCCGGAAACAAAAGAACTTTGTTCGCACCTATCAAGCCCTGTCCTTGATATTGATGTCGATAAAGGTATAATAGAATCCGTAGAAGTATTATGTGGGGCACCATGTGGAAGCACGTGGCACATGGCAAAGGAACTTGTAGGAATGAAGGTAGAAGAAGCACCTGCCAGAGCCGGACTGCTCATACAACAATATCCATGCAGGGCCATCAGGGGAAATATGGGCGGCATCCATGAATCCGGGGAGATTCATAAAAAAGCCGTCGAAGATGCGATTCAGAAGAAAAAAGAAGACTGA
- the tmk gene encoding dTMP kinase, which yields MKGKLITLEGIDGSGKSTITSLLNSNSRFSEFVFTREPTTGWIGEAVNRAIHSDTDNLAELLLFTADHAEHISKLLLPALEGGKNVISDRYSGSRYAYQGMTLKSRFADPVKWIQDIHRGWTVDPDLTILFDIEPDIAVERCGNRGDKTKFEKISFLEGVRENYLRLARENPERFVIIDTDRSIGEIESEVLDAIFSFLR from the coding sequence ATGAAAGGTAAACTCATCACTCTGGAAGGTATAGATGGTTCTGGTAAATCGACGATAACAAGTCTGTTGAATTCAAATTCCAGATTCTCAGAGTTTGTTTTCACAAGAGAACCCACAACTGGTTGGATAGGTGAGGCTGTGAACCGTGCCATCCATTCTGATACGGATAACCTTGCAGAGCTTTTGCTTTTCACCGCAGACCATGCAGAGCATATCTCTAAGCTCCTGCTCCCTGCTCTGGAAGGTGGAAAGAATGTGATTTCAGATCGTTATTCAGGAAGCCGTTATGCTTACCAGGGTATGACATTAAAAAGCCGGTTCGCTGATCCTGTGAAATGGATCCAGGACATTCACAGGGGCTGGACTGTGGACCCCGATCTGACAATCCTCTTTGACATAGAACCGGACATTGCTGTGGAGCGATGCGGCAATCGCGGGGACAAAACCAAATTTGAGAAGATAAGTTTCCTTGAAGGTGTGAGAGAGAACTACCTGCGGCTTGCCAGGGAAAACCCAGAAAGATTTGTGATAATTGATACTGACCGTAGTATCGGCGAGATTGAATCTGAAGTTCTGGATGCAATTTTTTCATTTTTACGATAA
- a CDS encoding PAS domain S-box protein encodes MLDSIIVRNAPIGICAFDRNDDFILFNNAMESILGVSAEDVIGKNLFRDIPNHTLDGNPGLRQLYINTKSSLKESFKQRMHVITPLGKHIFLSVRMVPFFSESGDYEGIVIYLEEVSENYYKEKVLIDEIYNVRNLESIYKCIPIITFSWSCQEGWPVKYVSDNISQLGYSKEDFESGGMRYIDIVHPDDIEKLASDVAAFESTDQVYLSEDYRLVSKAGDVIWVNEISLLSENGGDHPFRYNGIIIDITERKMKEKELKQSKARIESIFRAVPTGIGVVSDRAFVEVNDNLCEMLGYSRGEFVGQNSRMIYPDDETYEHVGLEKYSLINERGTGIVETRMARKDGVIIDVILSSCPIYPESFSKGVTFAVLDITNMKNAERELQKHTKELEQLNHLKDLFSDIIRHDLLSPASTISGYTETLEELEVDEKKLRFLRMISESNKKLINLLESACRYEKLNSIEEIDYHKYRYCRRFQKYNIRLFSTDQKQRNHFKIIFR; translated from the coding sequence ATGCTTGATTCGATAATTGTTCGGAACGCACCAATTGGAATATGTGCTTTTGACAGAAATGATGACTTCATTCTTTTTAATAATGCAATGGAATCTATTCTGGGTGTGTCTGCAGAGGATGTGATTGGAAAGAACCTCTTTCGTGATATTCCTAATCACACGCTCGATGGCAATCCAGGTTTAAGGCAATTGTATATTAATACTAAGAGTTCCCTTAAGGAATCCTTCAAGCAGCGGATGCATGTAATCACTCCCTTGGGTAAACATATTTTTCTTTCCGTACGTATGGTGCCTTTTTTCAGTGAAAGTGGGGATTATGAAGGCATTGTTATCTATTTGGAAGAAGTGAGTGAGAATTACTACAAGGAAAAGGTTCTCATCGATGAGATATATAATGTCAGGAACCTTGAATCGATCTATAAATGTATACCTATCATTACTTTTAGCTGGTCATGCCAAGAGGGGTGGCCTGTCAAATATGTGTCCGATAACATTTCTCAGCTTGGATATAGTAAAGAGGATTTTGAGTCGGGTGGCATGAGGTACATTGATATTGTTCATCCTGATGATATTGAAAAACTGGCATCAGATGTGGCTGCATTTGAGAGTACCGATCAGGTATACCTTTCTGAAGATTATCGCCTGGTAAGTAAAGCAGGTGATGTCATTTGGGTAAATGAAATATCCCTGCTCAGTGAGAATGGCGGTGACCATCCTTTCCGCTATAATGGTATAATTATTGATATCACTGAGAGAAAAATGAAGGAAAAGGAACTTAAGCAAAGTAAGGCACGTATTGAGAGTATATTCAGGGCAGTACCTACCGGAATAGGCGTTGTGTCTGACAGGGCATTTGTAGAGGTTAATGATAATTTATGTGAAATGCTTGGTTATTCAAGGGGAGAATTCGTTGGCCAAAATTCCAGAATGATATATCCTGATGATGAAACATATGAACATGTGGGTCTGGAGAAATATTCCCTGATAAATGAGAGGGGGACAGGAATAGTAGAGACTAGGATGGCTCGCAAAGATGGTGTGATAATCGATGTTATTCTGAGTTCATGTCCTATTTACCCTGAATCATTTTCAAAAGGTGTTACTTTTGCAGTACTTGACATAACTAATATGAAAAATGCAGAAAGAGAACTGCAAAAACACACTAAAGAGCTTGAACAACTAAATCATTTGAAAGATCTTTTTTCTGACATCATACGTCATGACCTGCTTAGTCCTGCCAGTACTATAAGTGGTTATACGGAAACTCTTGAGGAACTTGAAGTAGATGAGAAAAAGCTTCGCTTCTTACGTATGATCTCAGAAAGTAACAAAAAACTGATAAACCTGCTTGAAAGTGCTTGCAGATATGAGAAACTCAATTCCATCGAAGAAATAGACTATCATAAATATAGATATTGCCGGCGTTTTCAAAAATATAATATTCGACTTTTCTCGACAGATCAAAAACAAAGGAATCATTTTAAAATTATCTTCCGATAA
- a CDS encoding sensor histidine kinase, giving the protein MNPLVSEVFMNLLSNAIKYGPENNVISIDFIDEGKFWKVTVTDRGDGIPDSYKPFLFDRFKRADKKGVRGTGLGLAIVKRIMELHDGYYGVEDNLEGKGSVFWVTFKKVS; this is encoded by the coding sequence GTGAATCCTCTTGTAAGTGAAGTTTTTATGAATCTGTTATCCAATGCTATAAAATACGGACCTGAAAACAATGTCATCAGCATTGATTTCATTGATGAAGGTAAATTCTGGAAAGTCACGGTCACTGACCGTGGGGATGGAATTCCAGATTCATATAAGCCTTTTTTATTCGACCGTTTCAAACGTGCTGATAAAAAAGGTGTTAGGGGCACAGGCCTTGGACTTGCCATTGTCAAACGTATCATGGAGCTACATGATGGCTACTATGGCGTAGAGGACAATCTGGAAGGAAAAGGCAGTGTTTTCTGGGTAACCTTCAAAAAAGTAAGTTAG
- a CDS encoding HisA/HisF-related TIM barrel protein, which produces MFRIIFVLDIFNRTVVHAQGGNRSEYKPIHFSSCICNTSNAVKIVDAVKPAEVYIADLNLLEKIGKREKNFDIIKAISENTKVMLDPGITSVSETEDVMEIVQSIILGTETASLDTIKTVISLYPGRVNVSIDKKNGKILTSDPSMPDDPFRIVELLNDYDLDNIIILDLDRVGTSSGVDSQFLSKIVSISEHNVLLGGGVRNVEDIKALEEIGIKGALVATALHNGSIPLHEIQK; this is translated from the coding sequence ATGTTTCGTATCATTTTCGTTCTTGATATATTCAACCGGACCGTAGTCCATGCGCAGGGCGGGAATCGTAGTGAATATAAACCCATACATTTCTCCAGCTGCATATGCAACACATCCAATGCCGTTAAGATAGTCGATGCCGTAAAACCAGCAGAAGTATACATAGCAGACCTCAACCTGCTTGAGAAGATTGGCAAGAGGGAAAAGAACTTTGATATCATAAAAGCCATATCTGAGAATACAAAGGTAATGCTGGATCCTGGAATCACATCCGTTTCTGAAACAGAGGATGTTATGGAAATAGTACAATCCATTATACTGGGAACCGAGACCGCATCCCTTGATACAATAAAGACGGTTATTTCACTATATCCTGGAAGAGTTAATGTCAGCATTGACAAAAAGAATGGTAAGATACTCACAAGCGACCCATCTATGCCTGATGACCCGTTCAGAATAGTAGAACTACTGAATGACTATGATCTGGATAACATAATAATCCTGGACCTTGACAGAGTTGGAACATCAAGTGGCGTGGATTCACAATTTTTAAGTAAGATTGTCTCTATCTCTGAACATAATGTACTTCTTGGCGGCGGTGTCCGCAACGTGGAAGACATTAAGGCATTGGAAGAGATAGGAATAAAGGGCGCACTTGTTGCAACCGCACTACACAACGGTTCCATCCCCCTTCATGAAATTCAGAAGTAA
- a CDS encoding (5-formylfuran-3-yl)methyl phosphate synthase, whose translation MKLLISPINPEEAIASHEGGADIVDVKNPKEGSLGANFPWIISSVKEAIKSEKPISATIGDFNFKPGTASLAALGAAVAGADYIKVGLYDVQTEGQALEMLTNITKAVKDFDPEKKVVASGYSDYERINSINPQLLPAVGAKAGVDVVMVDTGIKDGRSTFEFMDEEALTVFTAAIREVGLLSAIAGSLIFDDIPVLKRIQPDIIGVRGMVCGGDRDDCIRAELVEKLKNEM comes from the coding sequence ATGAAATTACTAATAAGTCCTATCAATCCTGAAGAGGCAATCGCATCACACGAAGGCGGTGCTGACATTGTTGACGTAAAGAATCCAAAAGAAGGTTCACTTGGCGCAAATTTCCCATGGATCATAAGTTCGGTAAAGGAAGCGATCAAGTCTGAAAAGCCAATCAGCGCAACAATCGGCGACTTTAATTTCAAACCGGGCACAGCATCTCTTGCAGCACTTGGTGCCGCAGTTGCAGGTGCAGATTACATCAAAGTCGGTCTTTATGATGTGCAAACCGAGGGTCAAGCTCTCGAAATGCTTACCAACATCACAAAAGCTGTAAAGGACTTTGACCCTGAGAAAAAGGTAGTTGCATCAGGTTATTCTGACTATGAGCGTATCAATTCCATCAATCCACAACTGCTTCCTGCCGTCGGCGCAAAAGCAGGTGTTGATGTGGTAATGGTAGATACAGGTATCAAGGACGGTCGCTCCACATTCGAATTCATGGATGAGGAAGCACTCACTGTTTTCACAGCTGCTATTCGTGAAGTAGGTCTGCTCTCAGCTATTGCCGGTTCACTCATTTTCGACGATATCCCGGTGCTCAAGCGCATTCAGCCTGACATAATAGGTGTTCGTGGCATGGTATGTGGCGGAGACCGTGATGACTGTATCAGGGCTGAGCTTGTTGAGAAATTGAAGAATGAGATGTAA
- a CDS encoding CDC48 family AAA ATPase: protein MTEEIIVSVGQAYPRDAGRGIARLDKPLMQQIGAISGDIIEIKSKEKCYAIVWPGYLEDAGKELVRIDGNLRNNAKVGIDDKVTLKKVQVVEAEAVTLAPTRETHLVGGARFILRILEGRPVVKGQNIRVETVNNPISFVVLSSKPSGPVVVTRSTQIQLREKAAIAESTTGQVTYEDIGGLQRELGLVREMIELPLKHPELFNKLGIDPPKGVLLFGPPGTGKTLIARAVASETDANFISVSGPEVVSKYYGESEQKLREIFEEAQRNAPTIIFIDEVDSIAPKRDEVVGEMERRIVAQLLSLMDGLASRGKVIVIAATNRPNSIDEALRRGGRFDREIEVGIPDSSGRLQVLYVHTRGMPLEKGLELKEIAAVTHGFVGADLSTLCKEAAMHALRRLLPELKIDDVEDEIPPEFMEKLEVSKKDFDEALKNIEPSAMREVFVEVPHVSWEDIGGLEGAKQELIEAVEWPLKYPDLFDTVSTKPPRGIMLFGPPGTGKTMLAKAVATESEANFISIKGPELFSRYVGESERAVRETFRKAKQAAPTIIFFDEIDSMASERGSSVDAHATERVVSQILTEIDGVEELKDVVIVAATNRPDIVDPALLRPGRFDRLIYVRPPDKQSREKIFNIHLTDKPLENDVNIRELADITEGYVGADIESISREASMLALREVITPGLSQEEAMKKAAGLKITAEHFLKAKKRVKPTTSRSAMSFYEQAAESFARYAANEDEKSTGEDERAYQ from the coding sequence TTGACTGAAGAAATAATCGTCAGCGTTGGTCAGGCATATCCTCGTGATGCAGGAAGAGGAATTGCCAGGCTTGATAAGCCCCTCATGCAGCAGATAGGCGCCATCAGTGGCGATATCATTGAGATCAAGAGCAAGGAAAAATGCTATGCAATAGTCTGGCCCGGTTATCTTGAGGATGCAGGCAAGGAACTTGTGAGGATAGACGGTAACCTCAGGAACAATGCAAAAGTAGGTATTGATGATAAGGTTACTCTGAAAAAGGTTCAGGTGGTGGAGGCTGAGGCTGTGACTCTGGCTCCAACACGGGAAACGCATCTTGTGGGAGGTGCACGTTTCATTCTTCGGATATTGGAAGGTCGTCCTGTTGTAAAGGGACAGAATATCCGTGTTGAGACGGTGAACAATCCTATTTCTTTTGTGGTACTTTCCAGCAAGCCATCGGGGCCTGTGGTTGTGACAAGGAGTACCCAGATACAACTCAGGGAGAAGGCCGCAATTGCAGAGAGCACAACCGGTCAGGTGACATATGAGGACATCGGAGGTCTCCAGAGGGAACTGGGACTTGTGCGTGAGATGATAGAGCTTCCACTCAAGCATCCGGAATTGTTCAACAAACTGGGTATCGACCCCCCCAAAGGTGTCTTGTTGTTCGGGCCGCCGGGTACTGGCAAGACCCTGATCGCAAGGGCAGTCGCAAGTGAGACTGACGCCAATTTCATTTCTGTAAGCGGACCTGAGGTAGTTTCCAAATACTACGGTGAAAGTGAGCAAAAGCTGCGTGAGATATTCGAAGAGGCGCAACGTAATGCTCCAACCATTATTTTCATAGATGAAGTTGATTCCATAGCTCCCAAACGTGATGAGGTCGTGGGGGAAATGGAACGCAGGATAGTTGCACAGCTACTGTCCCTGATGGATGGTCTTGCTTCAAGAGGCAAAGTCATAGTTATCGCTGCAACTAACCGCCCCAATTCAATTGATGAAGCACTGCGCCGTGGCGGCAGGTTCGACAGGGAAATAGAAGTAGGAATCCCTGATTCAAGTGGACGTTTGCAGGTCCTTTATGTACACACAAGAGGCATGCCTCTGGAAAAAGGACTGGAGCTAAAGGAAATAGCTGCGGTGACCCACGGATTTGTGGGTGCTGACCTGTCAACCCTGTGTAAGGAAGCTGCAATGCATGCCCTGAGGCGTCTTCTTCCTGAACTGAAAATAGATGATGTTGAGGATGAGATCCCGCCGGAGTTTATGGAAAAGCTGGAAGTGTCCAAAAAAGATTTCGATGAGGCACTGAAGAATATAGAACCCTCTGCCATGAGGGAGGTTTTCGTAGAAGTACCCCACGTGAGCTGGGAAGACATCGGTGGTCTGGAGGGAGCCAAGCAGGAGTTGATAGAGGCTGTAGAATGGCCCCTGAAGTATCCTGATCTGTTCGATACGGTGAGCACAAAGCCACCGCGTGGTATCATGTTATTTGGTCCTCCTGGTACAGGTAAGACAATGCTTGCAAAGGCAGTGGCAACCGAGAGCGAGGCAAATTTTATCAGTATCAAAGGTCCTGAACTCTTCAGCCGCTATGTTGGAGAGTCTGAGCGTGCGGTTCGTGAGACTTTCCGTAAAGCAAAACAAGCTGCTCCAACTATTATTTTCTTTGATGAGATCGATTCCATGGCTTCTGAGCGTGGTTCCAGTGTTGATGCACATGCAACCGAGCGTGTGGTAAGCCAGATACTCACCGAAATAGATGGAGTGGAGGAATTGAAGGACGTTGTAATAGTCGCTGCCACCAACCGCCCGGATATTGTTGATCCTGCTCTGCTGCGTCCGGGTAGGTTTGACCGCCTTATCTATGTTCGTCCTCCTGACAAACAGAGTCGTGAAAAGATATTCAATATCCATCTTACAGATAAACCCCTTGAGAATGATGTGAATATCCGTGAGCTTGCCGACATCACCGAGGGTTATGTCGGTGCTGATATCGAGTCAATCTCCCGTGAAGCTTCAATGCTGGCCCTTCGTGAGGTAATAACTCCGGGTCTTAGTCAGGAAGAAGCTATGAAAAAAGCTGCCGGTCTGAAAATCACAGCCGAGCACTTCCTCAAAGCCAAAAAAAGAGTAAAACCTACAACTTCCCGCAGCGCCATGAGTTTCTATGAGCAGGCGGCTGAATCATTTGCAAGATATGCGGCCAATGAGGATGAGAAAAGTACAGGTGAAGACGAAAGGGCGTATCAGTGA
- a CDS encoding RNA ligase partner protein, whose translation MLRQRFVLDTTALTDLQTREKLGEDGLCGGMREVLELIASSRLNLGISCYVPFPSVYKELHDFAQNNGCDDDVIAKIDTWLVKKAPDRYNVQIPSKVFHEYVSHMRERINKGMVIAEETIWDASTECLLTDTKAETKKDISFDIEKRVIGGHIGKFRNKYRSALRYGILDSAPDIDVLILAKELDAAVVASDFGIQKWAEELGVRFVPASTFPMILQEYLKHVESSGIIPSENE comes from the coding sequence ATGCTAAGGCAGCGTTTTGTTCTGGATACAACTGCATTGACCGACCTGCAGACAAGAGAAAAGCTTGGTGAAGATGGTTTATGCGGGGGAATGAGGGAGGTATTAGAGCTTATAGCTAGCTCCAGGTTAAACCTTGGTATAAGTTGTTATGTGCCTTTTCCATCAGTTTACAAAGAGCTGCATGACTTTGCTCAGAACAACGGTTGTGATGATGATGTTATCGCGAAGATTGATACATGGCTTGTGAAAAAGGCTCCTGATAGGTATAATGTGCAGATTCCGTCTAAGGTATTCCATGAATATGTATCACACATGCGTGAACGTATCAACAAGGGCATGGTCATTGCTGAGGAAACTATCTGGGATGCATCTACTGAGTGCCTGCTCACCGATACTAAAGCAGAGACGAAAAAGGATATTAGTTTTGATATCGAAAAGAGAGTTATTGGCGGGCATATTGGGAAATTCAGGAACAAGTACCGTTCTGCTCTTCGTTATGGTATTCTTGACAGTGCTCCTGACATAGACGTTCTTATACTTGCAAAAGAGCTTGATGCTGCTGTTGTTGCCAGTGATTTCGGGATACAGAAATGGGCTGAAGAACTTGGTGTCAGGTTTGTGCCTGCAAGTACGTTCCCCATGATATTGCAGGAATATCTGAAGCATGTAGAATCATCTGGAATAATTCCTTCTGAAAATGAGTAG
- a CDS encoding methionine adenosyltransferase encodes MGGVKLRNITVEKFRAASAPEQNLEIVERKGLGHPDSICDAIMDQISVNLCNEYLEKFDTILHHNTDKCLLVAGETAGIFGGGIVVEPMRLVIGDRATFKVEDTEIDVANIAVDTAKRWFDEKLRFVQPDFVEYQVELKPGSAELTDIFRRQKGILGSNDTSAAVGYAPLSFTEQAVLDMEKHLNSAQFKEEYPESGEDVKVMGIRRDTKLDITVAMPLIDSFVDSEQHYFNMKNDLFGAMNGYLVSYMEEKGVQMNTSVSFNNLDIPGRGMEGIYTSVTGTSAEDADCGQVGRGNRVNGIIPLNRPVSSEAAAGKNPVSHVGKIYNVLSHHIAGRIVEKVPDVKEAYVWLLSDIGVPIDTPKVAAAQVIMEKGSVDSVAKEIEGVIDFELEHIQDFCMQLARGMITVY; translated from the coding sequence TTGGGAGGGGTTAAACTGAGAAATATAACCGTAGAGAAATTCAGGGCAGCAAGTGCTCCGGAACAAAACCTCGAAATTGTTGAAAGAAAGGGACTGGGTCATCCTGACAGCATCTGCGATGCTATTATGGATCAGATATCTGTAAATCTATGTAATGAATACCTTGAGAAGTTCGATACGATCTTACATCATAATACGGATAAATGCCTGCTTGTCGCCGGGGAAACTGCTGGAATCTTTGGTGGGGGTATTGTAGTTGAACCCATGCGTCTTGTTATTGGTGACCGTGCAACTTTCAAGGTAGAAGACACAGAGATCGATGTTGCCAATATAGCGGTGGATACTGCAAAAAGGTGGTTCGATGAGAAGCTACGTTTTGTGCAGCCGGACTTTGTGGAATATCAGGTAGAACTCAAGCCAGGTTCTGCAGAACTCACAGACATCTTCAGGAGACAAAAAGGTATACTTGGTTCCAATGATACATCGGCTGCAGTAGGGTATGCTCCCCTTTCTTTCACTGAACAGGCAGTACTGGATATGGAAAAGCACCTGAACTCTGCCCAGTTCAAAGAAGAATATCCGGAATCAGGTGAAGATGTCAAGGTCATGGGCATAAGGCGGGATACAAAATTAGACATAACAGTTGCAATGCCACTGATCGACTCTTTTGTTGATTCCGAGCAACATTATTTCAATATGAAGAATGACCTTTTTGGAGCTATGAACGGATATCTGGTGTCTTACATGGAAGAGAAAGGTGTGCAGATGAACACATCTGTCTCGTTCAATAATCTTGATATTCCGGGTCGTGGCATGGAAGGGATCTATACAAGCGTTACAGGTACATCAGCCGAAGATGCCGACTGCGGACAGGTTGGAAGAGGTAACCGGGTAAATGGTATAATTCCCCTAAACCGTCCGGTTAGCAGTGAAGCAGCAGCAGGAAAGAATCCGGTGAGTCATGTGGGTAAGATATACAATGTTCTTTCCCATCATATTGCAGGAAGAATTGTGGAAAAAGTGCCTGATGTGAAAGAGGCATATGTATGGCTTCTGAGTGACATCGGTGTTCCTATTGATACTCCCAAGGTGGCGGCAGCCCAGGTCATTATGGAAAAGGGATCAGTGGATTCAGTGGCAAAAGAAATAGAAGGTGTAATTGATTTCGAACTCGAACATATCCAGGATTTTTGTATGCAGCTTGCCAGGGGTATGATAACCGTTTATTGA